A region of Anopheles merus strain MAF chromosome 2R, AmerM5.1, whole genome shotgun sequence DNA encodes the following proteins:
- the LOC121591160 gene encoding zinc finger matrin-type protein CG9776-like isoform X2 — protein MEKQDDDKSRKSPAEKGSKKKSDRKSRSRSRSRSASRADKRRSHSRSPNYRRRHGRQRSRSPPMYRPRRRSPDRGPPMRRHGRRGRRSRSPGMGGRGGGGGGGVGGGGGVGGGGMQMGMMVGDPSGAYMMQGTMYDPSCYGAYTNNGAYMGGYGGYDYGMVQGGYGTATMMDPSQGMMMGGVATEWDHPAPVQPVVQETEEEKRKREAAITFELLNQRAALKKQRDDYKQRAKALKRELKTLKEQRSDLCSGREPPSPTSNVFIKENDKLQSQIQDKIKTIENVIDMLDGIIAKDRTPSPPPMLPGTTMPPLATIPDPPAPPSPPSPGHDGGRAHRNPSRSPRPDGGADRDRTDSPSPERLKNEVLESMHARGKRKPTDKKQSDHSEGKKKKSPYNYVHYDPEVHWCGTCNVFPKTAREYLAHLHSEQHLSRTTVDEGSSEEHKKKAAPWRAQLDTDDTMVNPDAPSKRAPIRGLQFFVPATAWYCKLCNYWMGDLHCASWHLKSQTHADAYGKYIDGHKNYEADWMAERQTAFEKYGASAGKDALADGDIPAPPPPPTAEELRLAASGAPQSNDAFVGASSAFQILPKNSLQEHKGGAPFEVSSPVLTAKDEPQPSGASKKSKKKKSRKEERKEKKKKKRTKKRKRAAASSSSSSSSSSSDSSDSESDSGSDRESKASDKNENPIHAAMRNILNAKEVNAREVMAAAAAVAAAAGKSSAPNEPGAAAAGAVGATKGKWTVVHPAQERKMGASLGAAASIPAAPSASSAGTASNLAPSNASSQSVDDRKRNVREEERDRDREKDRDRDRDRDRDSRRSVDRRDRWGRRDSPDRYGGRDRDRGRRADYRDYRDRRDRRRSRSRGRRSRSGSGGRRFRRRSYSRSRTPRSRSRSRSRTSRGGSRHRQIEKAVPNFPPEPKPTKAEKKAPKPFSRSDGGSSTSKKSKASSSSAGSKGSSTEKGSAPKKLPFIGRMPVFKKQQADNAKKEEAAAAAAVATVPTAEESNEAGAVLEQQTEMVPAQLHESMVGGFASENATEAAAATLAMMQGQEGVYDPQQIAQTAGTDAYQYANLEMGETVTPQDMDLVSAEEQMGEAEMVLDQGESNAEDSSTLATDSALQEDPDAYVSADGQVPLPKDFQEALDIIYDGGDKPKRADVIAKEAAAAAAAAAAAAKPPEMVPDPHEQPGAMVPGMVMMMDHDQPHMIVPEAIDMYNQQYALQYGMHPAEYMAAAGAAAVHGMMAMGHGVVPTEMHYVEDESQNQPLDNMMYGAMHAASNAAAMMHHHQQMVAAGALDPNAAAYAMAMAAGGGYTPEMMAMHHQAAGGVTEGQPMMDPSVSAALYATDGLAVQESGTVETTTQETAGQAHAQQQEQKEEHEQGAIQEQAKEQEQSSEQEKELSPEHEQEQHEHEQEREEVQEEKSEQEYEQEQERPVENFESESTQQLEDSDTPQDNIVEEADMPSSANEESVEADHVEQEPVEEGYAYLEHEQQEVGEGYSYSEHEQEAVEEEYTYSEHVVEEAPVSDNDGEACVVMPEGEEEYVEESMQSNDNYEQPASEEPCDAEEEEEEEQEVEEVVYSNENFEQMGSDENGVAQEQQYEQGEPMQSTQSLLDSMMAAAMGDYIEEEVTEDQSQD, from the exons ATGGAAAAACAGGACGACGACAAAAGCCGCAAATCGCCGGCGGAGAAAG GTTCGAAGAAGAAAAGTGACCGCAAATCACGCTCCCGGAGCCGAAGCCGTAGCGCCAGCCGCGCGGACAAGCGACGCAGCCATTCGCGTAGCCCAAACTATCGCCGGAGACATGGCAGGCAGCGGTCCCGCAGCCCGCCAATGTACCGGCCGCGACGTCGCTCGCCCGACCGTGGTCCACCCATGCGCCGACACGGTCGACGAGGTCGGCGTAGCCGCTCGCCCGGTATGGGTGGAcgaggcggtggtggtggtggtggtgttggcggcggtggcggcgtcGGTGGCGGAGGAATGCAAATGGGCATGATGGTCGGTGACCCGAGTGGTGCATACATGATGCAGGGCACGATGTATGACCCTTCCTGCTACGGAGCCTACACCAACAATGGTGCCTATATGGGCGGGTACGGAGGGTATGATTATGGCATGGTGCAGGGCGGGTACGGTACCGCGACAATGATGGACCCGTCCCAGGGGATGATGATGGGCGGCGTAGCAACCGAGTGGGACCATCCCGCACCCGTCCAGCCGGTTGTCCAGGAAACGGAGGAGGAAAAACGCAAGCGCGAAG CGGCCATTACGTTCGAGCTGCTGAATCAGCGGGCAGCACTGAAAAAACAGCGCGACGATTATAAGCAGCGTGCAAAGGCGCTGAAGCGTGAACTGAAAACGCTGAAAGAGCAGCGGTCCGACCTTTGCTCCGGACGCGAACCGCCCTCCCCAACGTCGAACGTTTTTATCAAAGAAAATGACAAACTGCAG TCTCAAATACAGGACAAGATCAAAACGATCGAAAATGTAATCGACATGCTGGATGGTATCATAGCGAAGGACAGAacaccgtcgccgccgccgatGTTGCCTGGGACGACGATGCCACCGCTGGCCACCATTCCGGATCCACCGGCTCCACCATCGCCACCCAGCCCCGGGCACGATGGCGGACGTGCACATCGCAACCCATCACGCTCACCCCGTCCCGACGGCGGCGCAGATCGTGACCGAACGGACTCACCTTCACCCGAGCGGCTGAAGAATGAAGTCTTGGAGAGTATGCATGCTCGTGGAAAACGCAAACCGACGGACAAAAA ACAATCCGACCATTCCGAgggtaaaaagaaaaagtcCCCCTACAACTACGTTCACTACGATCCGGAGGTGCACTGGTGTGGCACGTGTAACGTGTTCCCGAAAACGGCCAGAGAGTACCTGGCTCATCTGCACTCGGAGCAGCACCTAAGCAGGACGACCGTTGACGAGGGTTCGAGCGAGGAGCACAAGAAGAAAGCAGCACCATGGCGTGCGCAACTCGACACCGACGATACGATGGTTAATCCGGACGCACCGTCCAAAAGGGCACCGATACGGGGTTTACAATTTTTCGTTCCAGCAACGGCCTGGTACTGCAAGCTGTGCAACTACTGGATGGGGGATCTGCATTGCGCGTCCTGGCACTTAAAATCGCAAACCCATGCCGATGCTTACGGA AAATACATCGATGGCCATAAAAACTACGAAGCTGACTGGATGGCAGAGCGGCAAACTGCGTTCGAAAAGTACGGAGCCTCTGCTGGCAAGGACGCACTAGCGGACGGCGACATTCCggcgccgccaccgccaccgaccGCGGAAGAGCTTCGACTGGCAGCCTCGGGCGCTCCCCAGTCGAACGATGCGTTCGTCGGTGCCTCCTCCGCTTTCCAGATTCTACCAAAGAACTCGCTCCAGGAGCACAAGGGCGGAGCACCGTTCGAGGTATCGTCGCCGGTGCTCACGGCAAAGGACGAACCGCAACCATCGGGCGCGTCGAAAAAgtccaaaaagaagaaatcgCGCAAGGAAGAAcggaaggaaaagaagaagaagaagcgaacAAAGAAGCGGAAGCGAGCAGCGGCCTCGTCCAGCTCGTcgtcgtccagcagcagctccgaCTCGTCCGATTCCGAGTCCGATTCTGGGTCCGATCGAGAAAGCAAGGCAAGCGATAAGAATGAAAATCCTATACACGCGGCCATGCGTAACATTTTGAACGCGAAGGAGGTGAATGCACGGGAGGTAATGGCTGCGGccgcggctgttgctgctgccgccggtaAATCCAGCGCGCCGAACGAACCgggagcagcggcagcaggtGCTGTCGGAGCAACGAAAG GCAAATGGACGGTGGTGCATCCAGCGCAGGAAAGAAAAATGGGCGCATCACttggagcagcagcatcgatACCGGCGGCACCGTCGGCATCGTCAGCGGGCACTGCTTCAAACCTCGCTCCTTCCAACGCCTCCAGCCAGAGTGTGGACGACAGGAAGCGTAATGTGCGTGAGGAGGAACGGGACCGAGACCGTGAAAAGGATCGTGATCGTGACCGTGACCGCGACCGAGACAGTAGACGTAGTGTCGATCGGCGCGACCGATGGGGTCGACGGGATAGCCCGGATCGGTACGGCGGACGTGACCGCGACCGGGGCAGAAGAGCCGATTACCGCGACTATCGTGATCGGCGCGATAGACGTCGCAGTCGTTCGAGGGGACGCCGTAGTCGCAGTGGAAGCGGCGGCCGAAGATTCCGCCGTAGGTCGTATTCGCGGTCGCGCACACCGCGTTCACGATCCCGCAGCCGGTCCCGTACCAGCCGTGGTGGCAGCCGTCATCGACAAATCGAGAAAGCGGTTCCAAACTTCCCGCCCGAGCCGAAACCGACCAAAGCGGAGAAGAAGGCACCGAAGCCGTTTAGCCGCTCGGACGGTGGAAGTTCCACGAGCAAAAAGAGCAAAGCTTCATCGAGCAGTGCAGGCAGCAAAGGAAGCTCTACCGAGAAGGGTAGCGCGCCCAAGAAGCTTCCCTTTATTGGCCGCATGCCTGTGTTTAAAAAGCAGCAGGCAGACAACGCGAAGAAGGAAGAAGCGGCAGCGGCTGCAGCTGTGGCGACAGTTCCCACGGCCGAGGAAAGCAATGAGGCTGGAGCTGTGCTTGAGCAGCAAACCGAAATGGTTCCCGCGCAGCTCCACGAGTCAATGGTCGGCGGCTTTGCTTCGGAAAATGCTACCGAAGCGGCGGCGGCAACATTAGCCATGATGCAGGGCCAGGAGGGCGTGTATGATCCGCAGCAAATCGCACAAACCGCAGGAACCGACGCGTATCAGTATGCGAATCTCGAAATGGGCGAAACGGTCACACCGCAAGACATGGACTTGGTCAGTGCGGAGGAACAAATGGGAGAGGCGGAGATGGTGTTAGACCAGGGGGAGAGTAATGCCGAAGACAGCTCGACTCTTGCCACCGACAGCGCCCTGCAGGAGGACCCGGATGCGTACGTTTCGGCCGATGGGCAAGTGCCGCTGCCGAAAGATTTCCAAGAAGCGCTCGACATCATTTACGACGGTGGCGACAAGCCGAAGCGTGCGGATGTGATTGCCAAggaggcagcggcggcggcagcagctgcagcagcggcagccaagCCGCCTGAGATGGTGCCGGATCCGCACGAGCAACCCGGTGCGATGGTACCGGGAATGGTAATGATGATGGACCACGATCAGCCCCACATGATCGTGCCGGAAGCGATCGACATGTACAACCAGCAGTACGCACTACAGTATGGTATGCATCCGGCCGAGTACATGGCAGCGGCAGGGGCGGCAGCCGTTCATGGCATGATGGCAATGGGGCACGGTGTCGTACCTACCGAGATGCATTACGTGGAGGACGAGTCGCAGAACCAGCCGCTGGACAATATGATGTACGGTGCAATGCATGCTGCCTCGAATGCGGCCGCAATGatgcaccatcatcagcaaaTGGTGGCCGCCGGTGCACTAGATCCCAACGCGGCCGCTTACGCCATGGCAATGGCAGCCGGTGGTGGTTATACGCCGGAGATGATGGCCATGCATCATCAAGCAGCGGGTGGTGTTACGGAGGGTCAGCCAATGATGGATCCGTCTGTTTCAGCAGCGTTGTATGCTACTGACGGTTTGGCGGTACAGGAATCGGGCACCGTTGAAACAACCACACAAGAAACTGCAGGACAAGCGCATGCACAGCAACaggaacaaaaagaagaacatgAACAGGGAGCGATACAAGAACAAGCAAAGGAACAAGAACAGTCATctgaacaagaaaaagaactttctCCAGAGCATGAACAGGAACAGCATGAACATGAGCAAGAAAGGGAAGAGGTACAGGAAGAGAAATCGGAACAGGAGTATGAACAGGAGCAAGAACGTCCTGTTGAAAATTTCGAATCAGAATCGACACAACAATTGGAGGACAGCGACACTCCACAGGACAACATTGTTGAGGAAGCGGATATGCCTAGCAGCGCCAATGAAGAGTCAGTTGAGGCCGACCATGTAGAGCAGGAACCAGTAGAAGAAGGCTATGCTTACCTGGAGCATGAGCAGCAAGAGGTAGGAGAAGGTTACTCCTATTCCGAGCACGAACAGGAAGCAGTAGAAGAAGAGTACACGTACTCGGAGCACGTGGTAGAGGAAGCCCCGGTGTCCGACAATGATGGCGAAGCCTGTGTAGTTATGccggaaggagaagaagaatacGTTGAAGAATCGATGCAATCGAACGACAACTATGAGCAACCCGCTTCGGAGGAACCGTGTGATgcagaggaggaggaggaagaggagcagGAGGTGGAAGAGGTGGTATATTCGAATGAAAACTTCGAACAAATGGGATCCGACGAGAATGGTGTAGCGCAGGAGCAACAGTACGAACAAGGTGAACCGATGCAGTCGACCCAATCCTTGCTGGATAGTATGATGGCCGCTGCCATGGGCGACTACATAGAAGAGGAGGTGACGGAAGACCAGTCGCAAGATTAG
- the LOC121591160 gene encoding zinc finger matrin-type protein CG9776-like isoform X1: protein MEKQDDDKSRKSPAEKGSKKKSDRKSRSRSRSRSASRADKRRSHSRSPNYRRRHGRQRSRSPPMYRPRRRSPDRGPPMRRHGRRGRRSRSPGMGGRGGGGGGGVGGGGGVGGGGMQMGMMVGDPSGAYMMQGTMYDPSCYGAYTNNGAYMGGYGGYDYGMVQGGYGTATMMDPSQGMMMGGVATEWDHPAPVQPVVQETEEEKRKREAAITFELLNQRAALKKQRDDYKQRAKALKRELKTLKEQRSDLCSGREPPSPTSNVFIKENDKLQSQIQDKIKTIENVIDMLDGIIAKDRTPSPPPMLPGTTMPPLATIPDPPAPPSPPSPGHDGGRAHRNPSRSPRPDGGADRDRTDSPSPERLKNEVLESMHARGKRKPTDKKQSDHSEGKKKKSPYNYVHYDPEVHWCGTCNVFPKTAREYLAHLHSEQHLSRTTVDEGSSEEHKKKAAPWRAQLDTDDTMVNPDAPSKRAPIRGLQFFVPATAWYCKLCNYWMGDLHCASWHLKSQTHADAYGKYIDGHKNYEADWMAERQTAFEKYGASAGKDALADGDIPAPPPPPTAEELRLAASGAPQSNDAFVGASSAFQILPKNSLQEHKGGAPFEVSSPVLTAKDEPQPSGASKKSKKKKSRKEERKEKKKKKRTKKRKRAAASSSSSSSSSSSDSSDSESDSGSDRESKASDKNENPIHAAMRNILNAKEVNAREVMAAAAAVAAAAGKSSAPNEPGAAAAGAVGATKGEPSLGKWTVVHPAQERKMGASLGAAASIPAAPSASSAGTASNLAPSNASSQSVDDRKRNVREEERDRDREKDRDRDRDRDRDSRRSVDRRDRWGRRDSPDRYGGRDRDRGRRADYRDYRDRRDRRRSRSRGRRSRSGSGGRRFRRRSYSRSRTPRSRSRSRSRTSRGGSRHRQIEKAVPNFPPEPKPTKAEKKAPKPFSRSDGGSSTSKKSKASSSSAGSKGSSTEKGSAPKKLPFIGRMPVFKKQQADNAKKEEAAAAAAVATVPTAEESNEAGAVLEQQTEMVPAQLHESMVGGFASENATEAAAATLAMMQGQEGVYDPQQIAQTAGTDAYQYANLEMGETVTPQDMDLVSAEEQMGEAEMVLDQGESNAEDSSTLATDSALQEDPDAYVSADGQVPLPKDFQEALDIIYDGGDKPKRADVIAKEAAAAAAAAAAAAKPPEMVPDPHEQPGAMVPGMVMMMDHDQPHMIVPEAIDMYNQQYALQYGMHPAEYMAAAGAAAVHGMMAMGHGVVPTEMHYVEDESQNQPLDNMMYGAMHAASNAAAMMHHHQQMVAAGALDPNAAAYAMAMAAGGGYTPEMMAMHHQAAGGVTEGQPMMDPSVSAALYATDGLAVQESGTVETTTQETAGQAHAQQQEQKEEHEQGAIQEQAKEQEQSSEQEKELSPEHEQEQHEHEQEREEVQEEKSEQEYEQEQERPVENFESESTQQLEDSDTPQDNIVEEADMPSSANEESVEADHVEQEPVEEGYAYLEHEQQEVGEGYSYSEHEQEAVEEEYTYSEHVVEEAPVSDNDGEACVVMPEGEEEYVEESMQSNDNYEQPASEEPCDAEEEEEEEQEVEEVVYSNENFEQMGSDENGVAQEQQYEQGEPMQSTQSLLDSMMAAAMGDYIEEEVTEDQSQD, encoded by the exons ATGGAAAAACAGGACGACGACAAAAGCCGCAAATCGCCGGCGGAGAAAG GTTCGAAGAAGAAAAGTGACCGCAAATCACGCTCCCGGAGCCGAAGCCGTAGCGCCAGCCGCGCGGACAAGCGACGCAGCCATTCGCGTAGCCCAAACTATCGCCGGAGACATGGCAGGCAGCGGTCCCGCAGCCCGCCAATGTACCGGCCGCGACGTCGCTCGCCCGACCGTGGTCCACCCATGCGCCGACACGGTCGACGAGGTCGGCGTAGCCGCTCGCCCGGTATGGGTGGAcgaggcggtggtggtggtggtggtgttggcggcggtggcggcgtcGGTGGCGGAGGAATGCAAATGGGCATGATGGTCGGTGACCCGAGTGGTGCATACATGATGCAGGGCACGATGTATGACCCTTCCTGCTACGGAGCCTACACCAACAATGGTGCCTATATGGGCGGGTACGGAGGGTATGATTATGGCATGGTGCAGGGCGGGTACGGTACCGCGACAATGATGGACCCGTCCCAGGGGATGATGATGGGCGGCGTAGCAACCGAGTGGGACCATCCCGCACCCGTCCAGCCGGTTGTCCAGGAAACGGAGGAGGAAAAACGCAAGCGCGAAG CGGCCATTACGTTCGAGCTGCTGAATCAGCGGGCAGCACTGAAAAAACAGCGCGACGATTATAAGCAGCGTGCAAAGGCGCTGAAGCGTGAACTGAAAACGCTGAAAGAGCAGCGGTCCGACCTTTGCTCCGGACGCGAACCGCCCTCCCCAACGTCGAACGTTTTTATCAAAGAAAATGACAAACTGCAG TCTCAAATACAGGACAAGATCAAAACGATCGAAAATGTAATCGACATGCTGGATGGTATCATAGCGAAGGACAGAacaccgtcgccgccgccgatGTTGCCTGGGACGACGATGCCACCGCTGGCCACCATTCCGGATCCACCGGCTCCACCATCGCCACCCAGCCCCGGGCACGATGGCGGACGTGCACATCGCAACCCATCACGCTCACCCCGTCCCGACGGCGGCGCAGATCGTGACCGAACGGACTCACCTTCACCCGAGCGGCTGAAGAATGAAGTCTTGGAGAGTATGCATGCTCGTGGAAAACGCAAACCGACGGACAAAAA ACAATCCGACCATTCCGAgggtaaaaagaaaaagtcCCCCTACAACTACGTTCACTACGATCCGGAGGTGCACTGGTGTGGCACGTGTAACGTGTTCCCGAAAACGGCCAGAGAGTACCTGGCTCATCTGCACTCGGAGCAGCACCTAAGCAGGACGACCGTTGACGAGGGTTCGAGCGAGGAGCACAAGAAGAAAGCAGCACCATGGCGTGCGCAACTCGACACCGACGATACGATGGTTAATCCGGACGCACCGTCCAAAAGGGCACCGATACGGGGTTTACAATTTTTCGTTCCAGCAACGGCCTGGTACTGCAAGCTGTGCAACTACTGGATGGGGGATCTGCATTGCGCGTCCTGGCACTTAAAATCGCAAACCCATGCCGATGCTTACGGA AAATACATCGATGGCCATAAAAACTACGAAGCTGACTGGATGGCAGAGCGGCAAACTGCGTTCGAAAAGTACGGAGCCTCTGCTGGCAAGGACGCACTAGCGGACGGCGACATTCCggcgccgccaccgccaccgaccGCGGAAGAGCTTCGACTGGCAGCCTCGGGCGCTCCCCAGTCGAACGATGCGTTCGTCGGTGCCTCCTCCGCTTTCCAGATTCTACCAAAGAACTCGCTCCAGGAGCACAAGGGCGGAGCACCGTTCGAGGTATCGTCGCCGGTGCTCACGGCAAAGGACGAACCGCAACCATCGGGCGCGTCGAAAAAgtccaaaaagaagaaatcgCGCAAGGAAGAAcggaaggaaaagaagaagaagaagcgaacAAAGAAGCGGAAGCGAGCAGCGGCCTCGTCCAGCTCGTcgtcgtccagcagcagctccgaCTCGTCCGATTCCGAGTCCGATTCTGGGTCCGATCGAGAAAGCAAGGCAAGCGATAAGAATGAAAATCCTATACACGCGGCCATGCGTAACATTTTGAACGCGAAGGAGGTGAATGCACGGGAGGTAATGGCTGCGGccgcggctgttgctgctgccgccggtaAATCCAGCGCGCCGAACGAACCgggagcagcggcagcaggtGCTGTCGGAGCAACGAAAGGTGAGCCAAGCTTAG GCAAATGGACGGTGGTGCATCCAGCGCAGGAAAGAAAAATGGGCGCATCACttggagcagcagcatcgatACCGGCGGCACCGTCGGCATCGTCAGCGGGCACTGCTTCAAACCTCGCTCCTTCCAACGCCTCCAGCCAGAGTGTGGACGACAGGAAGCGTAATGTGCGTGAGGAGGAACGGGACCGAGACCGTGAAAAGGATCGTGATCGTGACCGTGACCGCGACCGAGACAGTAGACGTAGTGTCGATCGGCGCGACCGATGGGGTCGACGGGATAGCCCGGATCGGTACGGCGGACGTGACCGCGACCGGGGCAGAAGAGCCGATTACCGCGACTATCGTGATCGGCGCGATAGACGTCGCAGTCGTTCGAGGGGACGCCGTAGTCGCAGTGGAAGCGGCGGCCGAAGATTCCGCCGTAGGTCGTATTCGCGGTCGCGCACACCGCGTTCACGATCCCGCAGCCGGTCCCGTACCAGCCGTGGTGGCAGCCGTCATCGACAAATCGAGAAAGCGGTTCCAAACTTCCCGCCCGAGCCGAAACCGACCAAAGCGGAGAAGAAGGCACCGAAGCCGTTTAGCCGCTCGGACGGTGGAAGTTCCACGAGCAAAAAGAGCAAAGCTTCATCGAGCAGTGCAGGCAGCAAAGGAAGCTCTACCGAGAAGGGTAGCGCGCCCAAGAAGCTTCCCTTTATTGGCCGCATGCCTGTGTTTAAAAAGCAGCAGGCAGACAACGCGAAGAAGGAAGAAGCGGCAGCGGCTGCAGCTGTGGCGACAGTTCCCACGGCCGAGGAAAGCAATGAGGCTGGAGCTGTGCTTGAGCAGCAAACCGAAATGGTTCCCGCGCAGCTCCACGAGTCAATGGTCGGCGGCTTTGCTTCGGAAAATGCTACCGAAGCGGCGGCGGCAACATTAGCCATGATGCAGGGCCAGGAGGGCGTGTATGATCCGCAGCAAATCGCACAAACCGCAGGAACCGACGCGTATCAGTATGCGAATCTCGAAATGGGCGAAACGGTCACACCGCAAGACATGGACTTGGTCAGTGCGGAGGAACAAATGGGAGAGGCGGAGATGGTGTTAGACCAGGGGGAGAGTAATGCCGAAGACAGCTCGACTCTTGCCACCGACAGCGCCCTGCAGGAGGACCCGGATGCGTACGTTTCGGCCGATGGGCAAGTGCCGCTGCCGAAAGATTTCCAAGAAGCGCTCGACATCATTTACGACGGTGGCGACAAGCCGAAGCGTGCGGATGTGATTGCCAAggaggcagcggcggcggcagcagctgcagcagcggcagccaagCCGCCTGAGATGGTGCCGGATCCGCACGAGCAACCCGGTGCGATGGTACCGGGAATGGTAATGATGATGGACCACGATCAGCCCCACATGATCGTGCCGGAAGCGATCGACATGTACAACCAGCAGTACGCACTACAGTATGGTATGCATCCGGCCGAGTACATGGCAGCGGCAGGGGCGGCAGCCGTTCATGGCATGATGGCAATGGGGCACGGTGTCGTACCTACCGAGATGCATTACGTGGAGGACGAGTCGCAGAACCAGCCGCTGGACAATATGATGTACGGTGCAATGCATGCTGCCTCGAATGCGGCCGCAATGatgcaccatcatcagcaaaTGGTGGCCGCCGGTGCACTAGATCCCAACGCGGCCGCTTACGCCATGGCAATGGCAGCCGGTGGTGGTTATACGCCGGAGATGATGGCCATGCATCATCAAGCAGCGGGTGGTGTTACGGAGGGTCAGCCAATGATGGATCCGTCTGTTTCAGCAGCGTTGTATGCTACTGACGGTTTGGCGGTACAGGAATCGGGCACCGTTGAAACAACCACACAAGAAACTGCAGGACAAGCGCATGCACAGCAACaggaacaaaaagaagaacatgAACAGGGAGCGATACAAGAACAAGCAAAGGAACAAGAACAGTCATctgaacaagaaaaagaactttctCCAGAGCATGAACAGGAACAGCATGAACATGAGCAAGAAAGGGAAGAGGTACAGGAAGAGAAATCGGAACAGGAGTATGAACAGGAGCAAGAACGTCCTGTTGAAAATTTCGAATCAGAATCGACACAACAATTGGAGGACAGCGACACTCCACAGGACAACATTGTTGAGGAAGCGGATATGCCTAGCAGCGCCAATGAAGAGTCAGTTGAGGCCGACCATGTAGAGCAGGAACCAGTAGAAGAAGGCTATGCTTACCTGGAGCATGAGCAGCAAGAGGTAGGAGAAGGTTACTCCTATTCCGAGCACGAACAGGAAGCAGTAGAAGAAGAGTACACGTACTCGGAGCACGTGGTAGAGGAAGCCCCGGTGTCCGACAATGATGGCGAAGCCTGTGTAGTTATGccggaaggagaagaagaatacGTTGAAGAATCGATGCAATCGAACGACAACTATGAGCAACCCGCTTCGGAGGAACCGTGTGATgcagaggaggaggaggaagaggagcagGAGGTGGAAGAGGTGGTATATTCGAATGAAAACTTCGAACAAATGGGATCCGACGAGAATGGTGTAGCGCAGGAGCAACAGTACGAACAAGGTGAACCGATGCAGTCGACCCAATCCTTGCTGGATAGTATGATGGCCGCTGCCATGGGCGACTACATAGAAGAGGAGGTGACGGAAGACCAGTCGCAAGATTAG